The following coding sequences are from one Anomaloglossus baeobatrachus isolate aAnoBae1 chromosome 5 unlocalized genomic scaffold, aAnoBae1.hap1 SUPER_5_unloc_5, whole genome shotgun sequence window:
- the LOC142259282 gene encoding uncharacterized protein LOC142259282 — protein sequence MEHEMAHTKEKPFSCSKCGKCVTKKSHLVNLQKVQTHENPFSSPQCEKCFARKSNLIDNQKYQIGKKLFSCAECGNCFKWKSELVRHQRFHTGEKPFSCSECGKCFHQKSDLVMHQRSHTGEKPFLCSECGKCFIRKSDLVMHQRSHTGEKPFSCSECGKCFNWKSDLLEHQRSHTGEKSFSCSECGKCFIQRSSLVRHQKIHTGEKLFSCSECGKCFIRKSELVGHQRFHTGDKPFSCSECGKCFIQKSDLVRHHKIHTGEKPV from the coding sequence ATGGAACATGAAATGGCTCATACaaaggagaaaccattttcatgttcaaaatgtgggaaatgtgttaccaagaaatcacatcttgttaacctTCAAAAAGTTCAGACACATGAAAATCCGTTTTCATCTCctcaatgtgagaaatgttttgctcgaaaATCAAACCTTATTGATAATCAAAAATATCAGATAGggaagaagctattttcatgtgcagagtgtgggaattgttttaaatggaaatcagaacttgtccggcatcaaagatttcacacaggggagaagccattttcatgttcagaatgtgggaaatgtttccaccagaaatcagatcttgttatgcatcaaagatctcacacaggagagaaaccatttttatgttcagagtgtgggaaatgttttattcggaaatcagatcttgttatgcatcaaagatctcacacaggggagaaaccattttcatgttcagagtgtgggaaatgttttaattggaaatcagatcttcttgagcatcaaagatctcacacaggagagaagtcattttcatgttcagagtgtgggaaatgttttattcagagatcaagccttgttaggcatcagaaaattcacacaggggagaagctattttcatgttcagagtgtgggaaatgttttattcggaaatcagaacttgttgggcatcaaagatttcacaccggggacaagccattttcatgttcagagtgtggaaaatgttttattcagaaatcagaccttgttagacatcacaaaattcacacaggggaaaagcctgtGTGA